In Geobacter anodireducens, a genomic segment contains:
- a CDS encoding ABC transporter permease, with protein MKPIKTIAAVAAAFLALAAPLGARAEVSLLNVSYDPTRELYQDFNAAFAAYWKGKGGGPVTVKQSHGGSGKQARAVIDGLEADVVTLALAYDIDEIAGKAKLIPANWQKRLPHNSSPYTSTIVFLVRKGNPRNIRDWNDLIRSDVKVITPNPKTSGGARWNYLAAWGYALKQKGGSEATARDFVTRLYKNVPVLDSGARGSTTTFVQRGQGDVLLAWENEAFLAVNELGKDKFQIVVPSVSILAEPPVTVVDKVVDRKGTRTVAEEYLKYLYTPSGQEIAAKNYYRPIDKKVAAKYAAFFPKVRLFTIDDTFGGWQAAQKKHFADGGVFDQIYGPGK; from the coding sequence ATGAAACCGATCAAGACCATCGCAGCCGTTGCCGCAGCATTCCTCGCCCTTGCCGCTCCCCTGGGGGCCCGCGCCGAGGTGAGCCTCCTCAACGTCTCCTACGACCCGACCCGGGAGCTGTACCAGGACTTCAACGCCGCCTTTGCCGCCTACTGGAAGGGGAAGGGCGGGGGGCCGGTCACGGTGAAACAGTCCCACGGCGGTTCGGGCAAACAGGCCCGGGCGGTCATCGACGGCCTGGAGGCCGATGTGGTGACCCTGGCACTGGCCTACGACATCGACGAAATCGCGGGAAAGGCGAAGCTGATCCCTGCCAACTGGCAGAAACGGCTGCCCCACAACAGCTCCCCCTACACCTCAACCATCGTGTTCCTGGTCCGCAAGGGGAACCCCAGGAACATCCGCGACTGGAACGACCTGATCCGCTCCGACGTCAAGGTGATCACCCCCAACCCCAAGACCTCAGGCGGGGCCCGCTGGAACTATCTGGCCGCCTGGGGCTACGCCCTGAAGCAGAAGGGGGGGAGCGAGGCAACGGCCCGCGACTTCGTGACCAGGCTCTACAAGAACGTGCCGGTGCTTGATTCCGGCGCGCGCGGCTCCACCACCACCTTTGTCCAGCGCGGCCAGGGCGACGTGCTCCTGGCGTGGGAGAACGAGGCATTCCTGGCCGTGAACGAGCTGGGCAAGGACAAATTCCAGATCGTGGTGCCGTCGGTCAGCATCCTGGCCGAACCGCCGGTGACGGTGGTGGACAAGGTGGTTGACCGGAAGGGGACCCGCACGGTGGCCGAGGAGTACCTGAAGTACCTCTACACCCCGTCGGGGCAGGAGATCGCGGCCAAGAACTACTACCGCCCCATCGACAAGAAGGTTGCGGCCAAATATGCCGCCTTCTTCCCGAAGGTCAGGCTCTTCACCATCGATGATACTTTCGGCGGCTGGCAGGCGGCCCAGAAGAAGCACTTTGCCGACGGCGGGGTCTTCGACCAGATCTACGGGCCGGGGAAATAA
- a CDS encoding Rrf2 family transcriptional regulator: MISKKTKYALKAMLYLAREQDKGPILIADLARDERIPKKFLELILLALKNAGVLQSKKGKGGGYYLAQPPREISMGRIIRILEGPLAPVQCVSETSYARCEECDDEWSCGIRLVMKDVRDAMATILDGATLADVLERVEREKQKKDGVLFYTI; the protein is encoded by the coding sequence ATGATATCGAAAAAGACCAAATACGCGCTCAAGGCGATGCTCTACCTGGCCCGGGAGCAGGACAAGGGGCCCATCCTCATTGCCGACCTGGCGCGGGACGAGCGGATTCCCAAGAAGTTCCTGGAGCTGATCCTGCTGGCTCTCAAGAACGCGGGGGTGCTCCAGAGCAAAAAGGGGAAGGGGGGCGGCTACTATCTCGCCCAACCCCCGCGGGAGATCAGCATGGGCCGGATCATCCGCATCCTGGAAGGCCCCCTGGCCCCGGTCCAGTGCGTGAGCGAGACCTCCTACGCCCGGTGCGAGGAGTGCGACGACGAGTGGAGCTGCGGCATCCGGCTCGTCATGAAGGATGTGCGCGACGCCATGGCAACGATCCTTGACGGGGCCACCCTGGCCGATGTGCTGGAACGGGTGGAGCGGGAGAAGCAGAAGAAGGACGGGGTGCTTTTTTACACGATCTGA
- a CDS encoding ABC transporter ATP-binding protein: MALIRIKDLTRHYAGGDETVQALRGVSLAIEDGEFVTIMGQSGSGKSTLLSVLGGMNHPTAGEVEMAGVRLYDLTGEQLADFRAEKLGFVFQSFHLVPYLTALENVMLPLAITKMKNRDKVAAAREALERVGLGGKADRLPNQLSGGEQERVAIARAIVKKPPIILADEPTGNLDTKTSEEVMDLFRRLNAAGHTVVMVTHNPDNCTYADRTIRLRDGLVVEDGAADATARTAA; the protein is encoded by the coding sequence ATGGCACTCATACGGATCAAAGATCTCACCAGACACTACGCCGGCGGCGACGAAACCGTCCAGGCGCTCCGGGGCGTGAGCCTCGCCATCGAAGACGGCGAGTTCGTCACCATCATGGGCCAGTCCGGATCGGGCAAGAGCACGCTCCTGTCGGTCCTGGGGGGGATGAACCACCCCACCGCCGGCGAGGTGGAAATGGCCGGGGTCCGGCTCTACGACCTCACCGGCGAGCAACTGGCCGACTTCCGCGCCGAGAAGCTCGGCTTCGTGTTCCAGTCGTTCCACCTGGTACCGTACCTGACGGCCCTGGAGAACGTCATGCTTCCCCTGGCCATCACGAAGATGAAGAACCGCGACAAGGTCGCCGCGGCGCGCGAGGCCCTGGAGCGGGTCGGGCTGGGCGGCAAGGCCGACCGGCTCCCCAACCAGCTCTCCGGCGGCGAGCAGGAGCGGGTCGCCATCGCCCGGGCCATCGTCAAGAAGCCCCCCATCATCCTGGCCGACGAGCCCACCGGCAACCTGGACACGAAAACCAGCGAAGAGGTCATGGACCTGTTCCGCCGCCTCAACGCCGCCGGCCACACCGTTGTCATGGTCACCCACAACCCCGACAACTGCACCTACGCCGACCGGACCATCCGCCTGCGCGACGGCCTGGTCGTCGAAGACGGCGCGGCCGACGCAACTGCGCGAACCGCCGCCTGA
- a CDS encoding ABC transporter permease, which produces MKLHNISINNLRRRRAKMLFLTVGLAVGIATIVTLMTLTASMSNDIGRKMDEFGANILITPQSNDLSMSYGGISLGRVTFDQREIRQEDLARITAIKNSTNILAVSPKVLGGVRFGDKDALLVGVDFESELKMKQWWRVFGEVPKDGAGVLLGSSAADTAHLTPGDTVTIAGRTFTVTGILEQTGSQDDSLIFMPLADAQKLLGKEGRITLVEVAALCSGCPIGDMVVQIAEKLPEAKVTAIQQVVESRIKALDHFRRFAYAVAGVVIFIGSLIVFVTMMGSVNERTTEIGVFRAIGFRRSHIIRIILLEAALVSVLAGLVGYAAGMGGATAALPFMAESKDAVLVWDSTVLAGSVLLSLVVGMLASLYPALHASRMDPTEALRAL; this is translated from the coding sequence ATGAAGCTGCATAACATCTCCATCAACAACCTGCGCCGCCGCCGGGCCAAGATGCTCTTTCTCACGGTGGGACTCGCCGTGGGGATCGCCACCATCGTCACCCTCATGACCCTCACCGCCTCCATGTCCAACGACATCGGGCGCAAGATGGACGAGTTCGGCGCCAACATCCTGATCACCCCCCAGAGCAACGACCTCTCCATGAGCTACGGGGGCATCAGCCTGGGCCGGGTCACCTTCGACCAGCGGGAGATCCGTCAGGAAGACCTGGCGCGGATCACCGCCATCAAGAACAGCACGAACATCCTGGCCGTATCCCCCAAGGTCCTCGGCGGCGTCCGGTTCGGCGACAAGGACGCCCTGCTGGTGGGGGTCGACTTCGAGAGCGAACTCAAGATGAAACAGTGGTGGCGAGTCTTCGGCGAGGTGCCCAAGGACGGCGCCGGCGTGCTTCTGGGTAGCTCAGCGGCTGACACGGCCCATCTTACCCCGGGCGACACCGTCACCATTGCCGGGCGCACGTTCACGGTCACCGGCATCCTTGAGCAGACCGGCTCCCAGGACGACTCTCTCATCTTCATGCCCCTGGCCGATGCCCAGAAGCTGCTGGGCAAGGAAGGGCGGATCACCCTGGTGGAAGTGGCGGCCCTCTGCTCCGGCTGCCCCATCGGCGACATGGTGGTGCAGATCGCCGAAAAGCTCCCCGAAGCCAAGGTCACCGCCATCCAGCAGGTGGTCGAATCGCGGATCAAGGCCCTGGACCACTTCCGCCGCTTCGCCTACGCCGTGGCCGGCGTGGTCATCTTCATCGGCTCCCTCATCGTCTTCGTCACTATGATGGGGAGCGTCAACGAGCGCACCACAGAGATCGGCGTGTTCCGCGCCATCGGCTTCCGCAGGAGCCACATCATCCGGATCATCCTGCTGGAGGCGGCCCTGGTGAGCGTCCTGGCCGGGCTCGTCGGCTACGCCGCCGGCATGGGCGGCGCCACCGCGGCGCTCCCGTTCATGGCCGAAAGCAAGGACGCCGTCCTGGTCTGGGATTCAACGGTACTGGCCGGGTCGGTCCTCCTCTCCCTGGTGGTGGGGATGCTGGCCAGCCTCTACCCGGCGCTCCACGCCAGCAGGATGGACCCCACCGAAGCGCTCAGGGCGCTGTAA
- a CDS encoding heavy metal transporter has protein sequence MGAMKKGTIGIVAAAVIVVVLCAFAVRLEASADSVAVLRAQGMTCGSCAGKIEKTLGTAAGVATVQVNVGAGEVVVGFDSRTVRPETLAERVTGAGYGCSILQVLTPEQYRAQTGSTTAFVRQGGGCGAGCCGK, from the coding sequence ATGGGTGCAATGAAAAAAGGAACCATCGGCATCGTGGCCGCGGCAGTGATCGTGGTGGTGCTCTGTGCCTTCGCGGTGAGGCTGGAGGCGTCGGCGGACAGCGTGGCCGTCCTGCGGGCCCAGGGCATGACCTGCGGCAGTTGTGCCGGCAAGATCGAGAAGACCCTCGGCACGGCAGCGGGCGTTGCCACGGTCCAGGTGAACGTGGGTGCCGGCGAGGTGGTGGTCGGCTTCGACTCCCGCACCGTGCGGCCCGAGACCCTGGCCGAACGCGTCACCGGTGCCGGCTACGGATGCAGCATCCTCCAGGTACTCACTCCCGAACAGTACCGGGCGCAGACCGGCAGCACAACGGCCTTTGTCCGGCAGGGGGGCGGCTGCGGCGCAGGCTGCTGCGGTAAGTAG